One Halorussus salinus genomic region harbors:
- a CDS encoding tetratricopeptide repeat protein — translation MDIGTALRATPLLFNEGADRLRDDLAPHITAAVEQTAHDHADALAADIPKTTQSAHLPPFVDDKELPPEETGVFVITVLLYEVLESETLESQLDNFETLGESIATDLIADELEEHADESLSLDYTAVAADFCRYLERELSSDPDLSRKHIIRLLQQLLERASGDSQFDVFTEQGFDWIDDAYIRNRTVDPEYCWRRAFTFSELNEGYAIDRDWPGEEYTTVTDRLLADLADGGGTVLVSPPGAGKTTTTRATAIEWYNRHPDGVILYHKGGDPITDPDRLIAAIQQLAADMPVLVVVEDAARQSVVPFYEVLDALEPADNVCFLLNSREREWKQFDDHAKHHDAFDTDSQNYQDVLTTRTRYPTRRDLSALTESEIEQFIDQFESVADRRVEANPDELVGQIHTQHGASPMLLLSYHLPIGGVEAMPDDEASALEANVAETFTHITTQDASDYDEVSDAKLFEHVSLLANLLNAAEIPVHRELLYVIGDDEETFRAIDEIRTALDSWLFFGMDSDDQPLTHHPVWSELYLQHYLDTATVESIARDQFESVLNALFRFLEDADRREAIERYLGRPTQRLRAHNNHSETLSNWFVRAVFEIGEARPRLTPLFGTMEYSGLSLPDNCSQTATANCTLSRYQMHRKQGHPDIATQELEAFRDLSASGSEGEADSIYYNAKGNLAHVVGDFATARDYLERSLAIERKLNNHAGVARSLGNLGNIARDQGDFEAAREYYEQSLTIQRDLGNRAGVARGLGNLALVARNQGDLEEARDYHKQSLSIERDLGNRAGEAKNLGNLGLVAFERGDLEKARDYHEQSLTIKRDLGNRASEAKSLSNLGNVAFKQDDFEAAREYYQQSLTIERNLGNRAGVARTLNNLAGVATKEGDYEAGRDYYEQSLAISRDLDDRASEARSLSNLGIIAEKQDDFEGAVEYLEEGYAIFRELGAVRMELQTISNLIHTYLRAENEDAALEWCRKGIERCDSIDLPVEERAYKFRRNRAQLVETPERTFELYNYALDTILDDNASQAVQLLQAIWERRDTFEPDDDIYPVILGAGVGVAAHLVSVDTDSDIDPEDVLEEIEPDDDQLAEAARVLYEYLHTETVETAPAEFIKQARELVEQRREVDEEEFGLDELEALAYAKLLQAVQAVV, via the coding sequence ATGGACATCGGGACCGCGTTACGAGCCACCCCACTGCTATTCAACGAAGGTGCAGACCGACTCCGAGACGACCTCGCGCCACACATCACCGCCGCAGTTGAACAGACAGCCCACGACCACGCCGACGCACTCGCAGCCGACATCCCCAAGACAACACAGTCAGCACACTTACCACCATTCGTTGACGACAAAGAACTACCACCCGAGGAGACAGGCGTCTTTGTCATTACTGTACTCTTATATGAGGTTCTTGAATCGGAAACATTAGAGTCGCAACTTGACAACTTCGAGACGCTCGGCGAGTCAATTGCAACCGACCTTATCGCAGATGAACTCGAAGAACACGCGGACGAATCTCTCTCGCTTGACTATACTGCGGTCGCGGCTGACTTCTGTCGGTACCTCGAACGTGAACTCAGTAGCGACCCGGACCTATCCCGGAAACACATCATTCGACTACTGCAGCAACTCCTCGAGCGAGCTAGCGGCGATAGTCAGTTCGACGTGTTCACCGAACAAGGGTTCGATTGGATTGACGATGCCTATATTCGGAACCGTACGGTGGACCCCGAGTACTGCTGGCGGCGGGCGTTCACGTTCTCCGAACTCAATGAAGGGTACGCGATTGACCGGGATTGGCCGGGCGAGGAGTACACGACAGTCACCGACCGGCTACTCGCAGATCTCGCTGATGGCGGTGGGACGGTGCTGGTGAGTCCGCCCGGCGCTGGCAAAACGACGACCACTAGAGCGACGGCCATCGAATGGTATAATCGACATCCAGACGGAGTTATCCTCTACCATAAAGGCGGTGACCCAATCACCGATCCTGACCGGCTAATCGCCGCAATTCAGCAACTCGCTGCGGACATGCCGGTGCTGGTGGTTGTCGAAGATGCTGCTCGCCAGAGTGTCGTCCCTTTCTATGAGGTTCTTGATGCGTTGGAGCCAGCCGACAACGTGTGTTTTCTGTTGAACTCGCGGGAGCGCGAATGGAAGCAGTTCGACGACCATGCAAAACACCATGACGCGTTCGACACTGATAGTCAGAACTACCAAGACGTCCTTACAACGCGAACCCGGTATCCCACACGGCGTGATCTCTCGGCACTCACGGAGTCTGAAATCGAACAGTTCATTGATCAGTTTGAATCGGTGGCTGACCGACGGGTAGAGGCGAACCCCGATGAGTTAGTTGGCCAGATTCACACCCAGCATGGCGCAAGTCCGATGCTCCTGCTGTCTTATCACCTCCCAATCGGTGGTGTCGAAGCGATGCCCGACGACGAAGCATCGGCACTCGAAGCCAACGTCGCTGAAACGTTCACCCACATCACAACGCAGGATGCCAGTGACTACGACGAGGTATCGGACGCTAAGTTGTTCGAACACGTGAGCTTGCTCGCCAACCTCTTGAACGCCGCCGAAATCCCGGTCCACCGAGAACTCCTATATGTTATCGGCGACGATGAGGAAACCTTCCGAGCAATCGATGAGATACGGACCGCGCTTGACAGCTGGTTGTTTTTCGGCATGGACTCCGACGACCAGCCTCTGACTCACCATCCTGTCTGGTCGGAACTGTACCTCCAACACTACCTCGATACGGCGACGGTCGAGAGCATCGCACGCGATCAGTTTGAGAGCGTCTTGAACGCGTTGTTTCGGTTCCTCGAAGATGCCGACCGACGCGAAGCAATCGAACGCTATCTTGGTCGGCCAACTCAACGGCTTCGCGCACACAACAACCATTCTGAAACGCTATCAAATTGGTTCGTTCGCGCAGTCTTCGAGATTGGGGAAGCTCGCCCGCGACTCACTCCGCTATTTGGAACGATGGAGTACTCCGGTCTCTCACTTCCGGATAACTGTTCGCAGACAGCTACCGCGAACTGTACGCTCTCCCGGTATCAGATGCACCGCAAACAAGGCCATCCCGACATCGCGACCCAAGAACTGGAAGCCTTTCGAGATCTCTCAGCTAGTGGGAGTGAGGGTGAAGCCGACTCGATTTATTATAATGCGAAAGGAAACTTGGCGCATGTCGTAGGTGATTTTGCGACCGCCCGTGACTACCTCGAACGGAGCCTCGCCATCGAGCGGAAACTCAATAATCATGCGGGTGTAGCAAGAAGTCTTGGAAATCTTGGAAATATTGCTCGCGACCAAGGCGATTTTGAGGCGGCTCGAGAGTACTACGAGCAGAGTCTTACAATCCAACGTGACCTCGGTAACCGTGCGGGTGTAGCAAGAGGTCTCGGTAATCTTGCTCTCGTCGCCCGAAATCAAGGTGACCTTGAGGAGGCTCGTGACTATCATAAGCAAAGTCTATCGATCGAACGTGACCTTGGTAACCGTGCGGGTGAAGCAAAGAATCTCGGTAATCTTGGGCTTGTGGCTTTTGAGCGGGGTGATCTTGAGAAGGCACGTGACTACCACGAACAAAGTCTCACGATCAAGCGTGATCTCGGTAATCGTGCGAGTGAAGCAAAGAGCCTCAGTAATCTCGGGAATGTCGCTTTTAAGCAGGATGATTTCGAGGCGGCTCGAGAGTACTACCAGCAGAGTCTCACAATTGAGCGAAACCTCGGTAACCGTGCTGGCGTAGCGAGGACTCTCAATAATCTCGCGGGTGTCGCTACGAAGGAGGGCGATTACGAGGCGGGTCGTGATTATTACGAGCAGAGCCTTGCGATCAGTCGTGATCTTGATGATCGTGCGAGCGAGGCACGAAGTCTTAGTAATCTTGGGATTATTGCAGAAAAACAAGATGACTTTGAGGGGGCGGTGGAGTATCTTGAAGAGGGATATGCTATTTTCCGGGAGCTTGGCGCAGTCCGTATGGAACTGCAGACCATTTCGAATCTAATTCATACGTATCTGCGGGCGGAGAACGAGGATGCGGCGCTAGAGTGGTGTCGGAAAGGGATCGAACGCTGTGATTCGATTGACCTACCGGTCGAAGAGCGGGCCTATAAGTTCCGCCGTAACCGTGCCCAGTTAGTTGAGACACCCGAACGCACGTTCGAACTATACAATTACGCGTTGGATACGATTCTTGACGATAACGCCAGTCAGGCGGTTCAATTACTCCAAGCGATCTGGGAGCGCCGCGACACATTTGAGCCAGATGACGATATTTACCCAGTCATTCTTGGCGCGGGTGTTGGCGTTGCCGCACATCTTGTATCGGTCGATACGGATAGCGATATAGACCCGGAAGACGTACTTGAAGAGATTGAACCGGACGACGACCAGCTGGCGGAAGCGGCCCGCGTTCTCTACGAGTATCTGCACACAGAGACTGTCGAGACAGCGCCAGCGGAATTCATCAAGCAAGCACGGGAACTCGTTGAGCAAAGACGGGAAGTGGACGAAGAGGAGTTCGGTCTCGACGAATTAGAAGCACTTGCATATGCGAAGCTATTACAGGCGGTGCAGGCAGTCGTTTAA
- a CDS encoding helix-turn-helix domain-containing protein, giving the protein MNSFRSLTEMAADLTSYKRDLLLATYRANQANDTPVGTDVKDELETLGQTNTEGGQFYPRLNELVEQGFLTKSDHPDDARGFTCDLTEEGRILLTQLFVRTAASLDIDVAEFELPADPSCPRQRRLHGRTRG; this is encoded by the coding sequence ATGAATTCGTTTCGTTCACTCACGGAGATGGCGGCCGATCTCACGAGCTACAAACGCGACCTCCTGCTGGCGACCTACCGCGCGAACCAAGCGAACGACACACCGGTTGGGACGGATGTCAAGGACGAACTCGAAACACTCGGCCAGACCAACACCGAGGGCGGCCAGTTCTACCCGCGGCTCAACGAACTCGTCGAGCAGGGGTTCCTGACGAAGAGCGACCACCCTGACGACGCACGCGGATTCACCTGCGACCTCACCGAGGAGGGCCGGATTCTCCTTACCCAGTTGTTTGTGCGGACCGCTGCCTCACTCGATATCGACGTGGCCGAGTTCGAGTTGCCCGCCGACCCATCGTGTCCGCGACAGCGACGCCTACACGGGAGAACACGCGGGTAG
- a CDS encoding DUF2080 family transposase-associated protein → MANRFEIDGEEVLDGEVKPFGNSAHVTVPKRWRGANVKVVRISEPTEQDEE, encoded by the coding sequence ATGGCGAATCGCTTTGAAATCGACGGCGAGGAAGTTCTTGACGGCGAGGTCAAACCGTTTGGGAACAGCGCCCACGTCACCGTCCCGAAACGTTGGCGTGGGGCCAACGTGAAAGTCGTCCGAATCTCGGAACCCACCGAACAAGACGAAGAATGA
- a CDS encoding RNA-guided endonuclease InsQ/TnpB family protein, translating to MTDSQALVKTLDFQLDIQSDNESLLYDATLEARRVYNETIRLAKQGVDWDAIPDRVADDANLVKNTTQRVVAKALGMMENYYECDDFGLPSHTKDSVYPLRANYEEGYNLSLSGDGDVAFRISAKPYNHVKGVLKGSDAHLDILKTALKSDEWKIGTAEALFHNENAELHVNVTNTEQTVRDKQDSRTVVGVDVNEDNVALTALSEHGVKDTLVIEFPEIKFERHRYFTMRKRVQNAGKDSIHDTLEGREERFVHDRLHKMSRHIVEWSQQFEKPCIVFEDLKEMRDGLDYGTRMNRRLHHLPFRALQFLTSYKASFEGVPTAWVNPKYTSQRCPMCGHTDRANRNKKRFKCRSCSHQDHSDRGASVNIAVKGIKKHQDWNVPALNSLPVVRTVRRQASGAVDAPTVTHPTATGRRTDGRVGVSE from the coding sequence ATGACTGATTCACAGGCTCTCGTCAAGACGCTGGATTTCCAACTCGACATTCAGAGTGACAATGAGAGCCTGCTGTACGACGCCACCCTCGAAGCCCGCCGGGTGTACAACGAAACTATCCGCCTCGCCAAGCAAGGCGTGGACTGGGACGCGATTCCCGACCGCGTGGCCGACGACGCCAACCTCGTGAAGAACACGACTCAGCGCGTCGTTGCAAAGGCACTCGGCATGATGGAGAACTACTACGAGTGCGACGACTTTGGACTCCCGAGTCACACCAAGGATAGTGTGTACCCGCTTCGTGCGAACTACGAGGAGGGGTACAACCTGTCGCTCTCCGGCGATGGCGACGTGGCGTTCCGAATCAGTGCAAAGCCGTACAATCACGTCAAGGGCGTCCTCAAAGGGAGTGACGCCCACCTCGACATTCTCAAGACCGCACTCAAAAGTGACGAGTGGAAGATTGGGACGGCAGAAGCCTTGTTCCACAACGAGAACGCCGAGTTGCACGTCAACGTCACCAACACCGAACAGACTGTTCGAGACAAGCAGGACTCACGGACGGTCGTCGGCGTGGACGTGAACGAGGACAACGTGGCGCTCACCGCACTCTCCGAGCATGGCGTCAAGGACACGTTGGTTATCGAGTTCCCCGAAATCAAGTTCGAGCGCCACCGCTACTTTACGATGCGAAAGCGCGTCCAGAACGCGGGGAAAGACAGTATTCACGATACGCTGGAAGGGCGTGAGGAACGGTTTGTCCACGATAGACTCCATAAGATGAGCCGTCACATCGTGGAGTGGAGCCAACAGTTCGAGAAGCCGTGTATCGTCTTTGAAGACCTCAAAGAGATGCGCGACGGTCTCGACTACGGTACCCGGATGAACCGACGCTTGCACCACTTGCCGTTCCGCGCCCTTCAGTTCCTTACATCGTACAAGGCGTCGTTCGAAGGGGTTCCGACCGCGTGGGTTAACCCTAAGTACACCAGCCAACGGTGCCCGATGTGTGGGCATACGGATCGTGCGAACCGTAACAAGAAGCGGTTCAAGTGTCGGTCGTGTTCCCATCAAGACCATAGCGACCGTGGTGCAAGCGTCAACATCGCCGTGAAAGGCATCAAAAAGCATCAGGATTGGAATGTGCCTGCTCTCAACAGCCTTCCCGTTGTTCGGACGGTGCGACGGCAGGCATCGGGGGCCGTGGACGCCCCGACCGTGACCCACCCGACCGCGACAGGTCGCCGTACCGATGGGCGTGTGGGTGTGTCCGAGTAA